A part of Streptomyces sp. NBC_01210 genomic DNA contains:
- a CDS encoding VOC family protein, with product MPVSLHHIVIDAHDLPTLARFWAEVLGWRILSEREREVVIGPDETAPVGICFMPVTDRKVVKNRLHLDLTCAAEVREAEIERILALGAHRADVGQSGNESWTVLADPEGNEFCVVRPKETLIG from the coding sequence ATGCCTGTCTCGCTGCATCACATCGTCATCGACGCCCACGACCTGCCCACCCTTGCCCGGTTCTGGGCCGAGGTGTTGGGCTGGCGGATCCTGTCCGAGCGGGAGCGGGAGGTCGTGATCGGGCCGGACGAGACCGCGCCGGTGGGCATCTGCTTCATGCCGGTGACGGACCGTAAGGTCGTCAAGAACCGCCTGCACCTCGATCTGACGTGCGCCGCGGAGGTCCGGGAGGCCGAGATCGAGCGCATCCTCGCACTCGGCGCCCACCGGGCGGACGTCGGGCAGAGCGGCAACGAGTCGTGGACCGTGCTGGCCGATCCGGAGGGGAACGAGTTCTGCGTGGTCCGCCCGAAGGAGACCCTCATCGGCTAG
- a CDS encoding FUSC family protein: protein MTWLRAFGEVVRSGLTIEETRLEPLLALRTAAGVAIVVGPALWLVSPAYAASAALGAYSAGGATFQRTWRPRKVIALGAGAGLALSTFVGYLAAGRLVTFLPLLAVWAFVAGMAWAVGSTAGIVAATTVGSMLVTITLPTSVGRALEHAGVIALGGVAQAVLILLFPIRRWGAHRDALADALAAVADYARRLRHDPTAPFDPEPLMTARDAAAVTPSQARTRPPVLHGPRGFAERIRPVVAALADPDVGAPAEGPGRDRARELLDAAADVLDAAARSIRRGTPAEVPPGSADVLRVDEEHEVLEGPARQAAERLVELLGEVLEIAGSGGARGKTPTPPGPAGAQFLVRPTMFRLLPVGVRAVRRELRRDSPVFRHAVRLAAVATLGYLIAARLPLGHGYWAPIASVMVMRPDFHRTYARAVARLAGTLAGVALATGMVRALGPDAHVFGALAVVSAGLSYTLIRTGYAYSQCFTAAYVVFLLGMGGQAWEQTVPERVVLTLLGGALAMLAYVVFPAWETPRLPGRLADWLAANGRYAAAVLRSYAEPTREHRADMRRALLASREARAAWQEAYDRARQEPVRPRGLTSREAEEAQEALKGFGRAAMLMESHVPRADSRFVPEAERFAEALEADTAQAAVDLREHRNPDWGRVEEALHAWEGAAGDRSPVVRRGAELQKRALEDLATAVSRTPLERDVGSAREEQRVRAAQAAEGDGSGPAHRGG from the coding sequence GTGACGTGGCTGCGGGCCTTCGGGGAGGTCGTGCGATCCGGGCTCACGATCGAGGAGACGCGGCTGGAGCCCCTGCTCGCGCTGCGCACGGCTGCTGGGGTGGCGATCGTCGTCGGGCCGGCGCTGTGGCTGGTCTCTCCTGCGTACGCGGCGTCCGCCGCCCTCGGTGCCTACTCCGCGGGTGGGGCCACCTTCCAGCGCACCTGGCGTCCACGCAAGGTGATCGCGCTCGGCGCGGGCGCGGGTCTGGCGCTCAGCACCTTCGTGGGCTACCTGGCGGCGGGGCGACTCGTGACGTTCCTCCCACTGCTGGCCGTATGGGCCTTTGTCGCGGGGATGGCGTGGGCCGTCGGATCGACCGCTGGGATCGTCGCAGCGACGACGGTCGGCAGCATGCTGGTGACCATCACCCTGCCCACGAGCGTCGGGCGAGCCCTGGAGCACGCCGGGGTCATCGCGCTCGGAGGCGTGGCGCAGGCCGTGCTGATCTTGCTGTTCCCGATCCGTCGTTGGGGGGCGCATCGTGACGCGCTCGCCGACGCCCTGGCCGCCGTGGCGGACTACGCCCGTCGGCTGCGGCACGACCCGACCGCCCCGTTCGACCCGGAGCCGTTGATGACGGCCCGGGACGCGGCCGCCGTGACGCCATCACAGGCCCGCACCCGTCCCCCCGTCCTCCACGGCCCCCGGGGCTTCGCCGAGCGCATTCGGCCGGTCGTCGCCGCGCTCGCCGACCCGGACGTCGGCGCCCCGGCGGAGGGACCGGGGCGGGACCGCGCGCGGGAGTTGCTCGACGCGGCCGCCGACGTCCTGGACGCGGCCGCCCGTTCGATCCGCCGCGGCACTCCCGCCGAGGTGCCGCCCGGGAGCGCGGACGTCCTGCGCGTCGACGAGGAGCACGAGGTGCTGGAGGGGCCCGCGCGGCAGGCCGCCGAGCGGCTCGTGGAACTGCTCGGCGAGGTGTTGGAGATCGCCGGGAGCGGCGGCGCGCGCGGGAAGACGCCCACGCCGCCCGGCCCCGCGGGCGCCCAGTTCCTGGTGCGCCCGACAATGTTCCGGCTGCTCCCGGTCGGCGTCCGGGCGGTCCGGCGTGAGCTCCGCCGGGATTCGCCCGTGTTCCGGCACGCCGTCCGCCTGGCGGCGGTGGCCACGCTCGGCTATCTGATCGCCGCCCGGCTACCCCTGGGCCACGGCTACTGGGCGCCCATCGCATCGGTGATGGTGATGCGGCCGGACTTCCACCGGACGTACGCGCGTGCGGTGGCCCGTCTCGCCGGGACCCTGGCGGGGGTCGCGCTCGCCACCGGGATGGTGCGGGCCCTGGGCCCGGACGCCCATGTGTTCGGCGCGCTGGCGGTGGTCTCGGCGGGCCTGTCGTACACGCTGATCCGTACCGGCTACGCCTACTCCCAGTGCTTCACTGCCGCGTACGTCGTCTTCCTGCTCGGCATGGGCGGCCAGGCATGGGAGCAGACGGTCCCGGAGCGGGTGGTGCTCACCCTGCTCGGCGGGGCCCTGGCCATGCTGGCGTACGTGGTGTTCCCCGCATGGGAGACGCCCCGGCTGCCGGGGCGACTTGCGGACTGGCTCGCCGCCAACGGCCGCTACGCGGCCGCGGTGCTCCGCAGCTACGCCGAACCGACCCGGGAGCATCGCGCCGACATGCGCAGGGCTCTGCTGGCGAGCAGGGAGGCGCGTGCCGCCTGGCAGGAGGCCTACGACCGGGCGAGGCAGGAACCGGTCCGTCCCAGGGGTCTGACGTCGCGGGAGGCGGAGGAGGCGCAGGAGGCGCTCAAGGGGTTCGGCCGGGCGGCGATGCTCATGGAGAGCCACGTCCCGCGGGCCGACAGCCGTTTCGTCCCCGAGGCGGAGCGGTTCGCCGAGGCCCTGGAGGCGGACACCGCGCAGGCGGCAGTCGACCTGCGCGAGCACAGGAATCCGGACTGGGGGCGCGTGGAGGAGGCGCTCCACGCGTGGGAGGGCGCCGCCGGGGACCGGAGCCCGGTGGTGCGGCGCGGGGCGGAACTGCAGAAGCGGGCCTTGGAGGACCTCGCGACGGCCGTGAGCCGCACACCCCTGGAACGGGACGTCGGCTCTGCTCGCGAGGAGCAGCGGGTGCGGGCGGCCCAGGCTGCGGAAGGTGACGGATCAGGACCCGCGCACCGGGGTGGGTGA
- a CDS encoding DUF2254 domain-containing protein, whose protein sequence is MSDRRYRPPRALSLLREHLRDTFWFAPSAGLLCAFALWWGASALDTEIIAYLQREQAYKAISDLIAIANDTKTIVTTVSAAMMTFIGVVFSISLVAVQMASGQLTPRVVRIFVRSRISKLTLTVFLATFLFSLLVLTSYESETDPKQVTSVPLVQSLLTMVLVGLSLLLFIVYVSAMLRLMQVGPVVDHIARESFQMLGRQPAGGQEPAPLPAETAWVAHHGRAGVLRDVNVVRLVRVARRQGVVLRLIPRIGDYVVPGMPVLAVHGEGWPSRRALRYTVSVGVERSFHQDLGFGLRQLSDIALRALSPAVNDPTTAVQCLDRIVQFLAAVVRMPLGVVQYRDRQGEVRLVQDVPGWTDLVDLGLTEVRLYAPGQPQVTRRLVAGIDDLLLLTPEERREPLLRHRTLLAQAVERTVPEAAERAFALEPDRQGIG, encoded by the coding sequence GTGAGTGATCGCCGTTATCGACCGCCCCGCGCGCTCTCGCTGCTGCGCGAGCATCTGCGGGACACCTTCTGGTTCGCGCCGTCCGCCGGGCTGCTGTGCGCCTTCGCACTGTGGTGGGGAGCCTCCGCGCTGGATACGGAGATCATCGCGTATCTGCAGCGTGAGCAGGCGTACAAAGCGATCAGCGATCTCATCGCGATCGCCAACGACACCAAGACCATCGTGACGACGGTCAGCGCCGCGATGATGACCTTCATCGGTGTCGTCTTCAGCATCTCGCTGGTCGCCGTCCAGATGGCGAGTGGCCAGCTCACCCCGCGGGTGGTGCGGATCTTTGTCAGGAGCCGGATCAGCAAGCTGACGCTGACGGTGTTCCTGGCGACCTTTCTCTTCTCGCTGCTGGTGCTGACCTCGTACGAGAGCGAGACCGATCCCAAGCAGGTCACCTCGGTGCCGCTGGTGCAGAGTCTGCTGACCATGGTGTTGGTCGGGCTGAGTCTGCTGCTCTTCATCGTCTACGTGAGCGCCATGCTGCGGCTGATGCAGGTCGGGCCGGTCGTCGACCACATCGCCCGGGAGTCCTTCCAGATGCTCGGCAGGCAGCCGGCCGGTGGCCAGGAGCCGGCGCCGCTCCCTGCCGAGACGGCGTGGGTCGCGCATCACGGGCGGGCCGGTGTGCTGCGCGATGTCAACGTCGTGCGGTTGGTACGGGTGGCCAGGCGTCAAGGCGTCGTGCTGCGGCTGATTCCGCGGATCGGGGACTACGTGGTGCCCGGGATGCCGGTGCTGGCGGTGCACGGGGAGGGTTGGCCGTCGCGGCGGGCCTTGCGTTACACGGTGTCGGTGGGGGTGGAACGCTCCTTTCACCAGGATCTCGGGTTCGGGCTGCGGCAGCTGTCGGACATCGCGCTGCGCGCGCTGTCGCCCGCCGTGAACGATCCGACAACCGCTGTGCAGTGTCTGGACCGGATCGTGCAGTTTCTGGCTGCGGTGGTGAGGATGCCTCTCGGAGTGGTGCAGTACCGGGACCGGCAGGGCGAGGTGCGTCTGGTGCAGGACGTGCCCGGGTGGACCGATCTGGTGGACCTGGGGCTGACGGAGGTACGGCTGTACGCGCCGGGGCAACCGCAGGTGACCCGGCGGCTGGTGGCCGGGATCGACGATCTCCTGCTGCTCACGCCCGAGGAGCGGAGAGAGCCGCTGCTCAGGCACCGCACGCTCCTGGCTCAGGCCGTGGAGCGCACGGTGCCCGAGGCGGCCGAGCGCGCGTTCGCGCTGGAGCCCGACCGCCAGGGCATCGGCTAG
- a CDS encoding aldehyde dehydrogenase family protein, translating to MAPTLTLKPGTAWADAWQRCLAVAPESFRDDRVLNLWAAQWQADGRALPATSPVDGSPIAGPPRLDAATARQAVRASLDQHRAWRHVPLSERRARVAAALDSLTEHRELLALLLVWEIGKPWRLAQADVDRAIDGVRWYVDGAESMLEGRTPLPGPVSNIASWNYPMSVLVHAMLAQALAGNAVIAKTPTDGGVACLTLASVLAAREGIPITLVSGSGGELSEALVRSPEIGCVSFVGGRDTGARIATAVADLGKRHILEQEGLNTWGIWNHSDWDALTAVIPKLFDYGKQRCTAYPRFVVQRELFADFLAAYLPAVRSIRTGHPLAVEHPDDSPPTLDFGPLINAAKAKELGDQVAEAIDRGAVPLHRGTLAEGRFLPGQDTSAYLPPVTLLGPPPSSPLHHAEPFGPVDTIVLVDTEAELLAAMNASNGALVATLSTDDPATYERLAPQIRAFKVGHGKPRSRGDRDELFGGFGASWRGAFVGGELLIRAVTDGPAGERLPGNFPDYHLMA from the coding sequence ATGGCACCCACCCTCACCCTCAAGCCCGGCACCGCATGGGCCGACGCCTGGCAGCGCTGCCTGGCCGTCGCCCCCGAGTCCTTCCGTGACGACCGCGTACTGAACCTCTGGGCCGCCCAGTGGCAGGCCGACGGCCGCGCCCTGCCCGCCACCAGCCCGGTCGACGGCAGCCCCATCGCGGGACCGCCGCGCCTGGACGCGGCAACCGCCCGGCAGGCGGTACGCGCCTCGCTCGACCAGCACCGGGCCTGGCGCCACGTTCCTCTGAGCGAGCGCAGGGCCCGCGTTGCTGCCGCCCTCGACTCCCTCACCGAACACCGCGAACTGCTCGCCCTGCTCCTGGTCTGGGAGATCGGCAAGCCGTGGCGGCTCGCCCAGGCCGACGTCGACCGTGCGATCGACGGAGTGCGCTGGTACGTCGACGGTGCCGAGTCCATGCTCGAAGGCCGTACGCCTCTTCCGGGCCCGGTCTCCAACATCGCCAGCTGGAACTACCCCATGTCCGTCCTGGTCCACGCGATGCTCGCGCAGGCCCTGGCCGGGAACGCGGTGATCGCGAAGACCCCGACCGACGGCGGTGTCGCCTGCCTCACCCTGGCCTCCGTTCTCGCCGCCCGTGAAGGCATCCCGATCACCCTGGTCAGCGGCAGCGGCGGGGAGCTCTCCGAGGCCCTGGTCCGCTCCCCGGAGATCGGCTGCGTCTCCTTCGTCGGCGGCCGCGACACCGGAGCCCGTATTGCCACCGCCGTGGCCGACCTCGGCAAGCGCCACATCCTGGAACAGGAGGGCCTGAACACCTGGGGCATCTGGAACCACAGCGACTGGGACGCACTCACCGCGGTGATCCCCAAGCTCTTCGACTACGGCAAGCAGCGGTGCACGGCGTATCCGCGCTTCGTGGTCCAGCGCGAGCTGTTCGCCGACTTCCTGGCTGCCTACCTGCCCGCCGTACGTTCCATCCGTACGGGCCACCCGCTGGCGGTCGAGCACCCGGACGACTCTCCGCCCACCCTGGACTTCGGCCCCCTGATCAACGCGGCGAAGGCCAAGGAACTGGGCGACCAGGTCGCCGAGGCGATCGACCGCGGGGCCGTCCCGCTCCACCGGGGCACCCTGGCGGAAGGCCGTTTCCTGCCCGGCCAGGACACATCCGCGTACCTCCCGCCGGTCACGCTCCTGGGCCCGCCGCCGTCCTCGCCACTGCACCACGCGGAACCGTTCGGCCCGGTCGACACGATCGTCCTGGTCGACACGGAGGCGGAGCTGCTCGCCGCGATGAACGCCTCCAACGGCGCGCTGGTCGCGACGCTGTCGACCGACGACCCGGCGACGTACGAGCGACTGGCCCCGCAGATCCGCGCGTTCAAGGTCGGCCATGGAAAGCCGCGCTCACGCGGTGACCGCGACGAGCTGTTCGGCGGCTTCGGGGCGTCCTGGCGGGGCGCCTTCGTCGGCGGCGAGCTCCTCATCCGGGCCGTGACCGACGGCCCGGCGGGAGAGCGTCTGCCGGGTAACTTCCCCGACTACCACCTGATGGCGTGA
- a CDS encoding CDP-alcohol phosphatidyltransferase family protein: MASSQALAVTHLGLLERREQLTAADTLTLIRANLPALPGRASRWSGPLAIVLDLADGRLARRQGAVSPFGDYADTLADAAYWT; encoded by the coding sequence GTGGCATCCAGCCAGGCCCTCGCTGTGACACACCTGGGCCTGCTGGAGCGGCGCGAACAGCTCACCGCCGCCGACACCCTCACCCTGATCCGCGCCAACCTGCCAGCCCTGCCCGGTCGGGCGAGCCGCTGGTCCGGGCCACTTGCGATCGTCCTCGACCTCGCCGACGGCCGCCTGGCCCGCCGCCAGGGCGCCGTCTCCCCGTTCGGTGACTACGCCGACACCTTGGCCGACGCCGCGTACTGGACCTGA
- a CDS encoding LysR family transcriptional regulator, with the protein MELRDIEIFLVLAEELHFGRTAQRLHVSQARVSQAIKKQERRIGAELFTRTSRTVRLTEVGRQFRDDLQPVYAGLHESLERAQLAARGITAQLRVSLMPFNVADLHPYWKAFRARYPHWGLQIRQATFTDVFGQLRSGAMDVMVVWLPVEEPDFTVGPTLCTDSRILAVAADHRLAERDSVPLELLADFPHGTALGLPDYWEDSYLPFHTPRGRTIERIMSAASDTADELISHVGMGEIIHTFPGHVTRHWGMSNIRWLPVPDMATMNFALVWRTEAENDLIRALADTVRDLGVFRF; encoded by the coding sequence GTGGAGCTGCGCGACATCGAGATCTTCCTGGTGCTGGCCGAGGAGCTGCATTTCGGCCGGACCGCACAGCGGCTGCACGTCTCCCAGGCACGCGTCAGCCAGGCCATCAAGAAGCAGGAGCGGCGCATCGGTGCCGAGCTCTTCACCCGCACCAGCCGCACGGTGCGCCTGACCGAGGTCGGCCGACAGTTCCGCGACGACCTGCAACCGGTCTACGCGGGCCTGCACGAATCCCTGGAGCGGGCCCAGCTGGCGGCCCGCGGCATCACCGCACAGCTCCGCGTCAGCCTGATGCCCTTCAACGTCGCTGATCTGCACCCCTACTGGAAGGCGTTCCGCGCGCGGTACCCACACTGGGGACTCCAGATCCGCCAGGCAACCTTCACCGATGTGTTCGGCCAGCTCCGCAGCGGCGCGATGGACGTCATGGTCGTCTGGCTGCCGGTGGAAGAACCGGACTTCACCGTAGGACCGACCCTGTGCACCGACTCCCGGATCCTCGCCGTGGCCGCCGACCACCGGCTCGCGGAACGCGACTCGGTGCCACTGGAGCTGCTCGCCGACTTCCCGCACGGCACTGCCCTCGGCCTGCCGGACTACTGGGAGGACAGCTACCTGCCCTTCCACACCCCACGAGGCCGTACGATCGAGCGCATCATGTCCGCGGCCTCGGACACCGCCGATGAGCTGATCAGTCACGTCGGCATGGGCGAGATCATCCACACCTTCCCCGGCCATGTCACCAGGCACTGGGGCATGTCGAACATCCGATGGCTTCCCGTCCCCGACATGGCCACCATGAACTTCGCCCTGGTCTGGCGGACCGAAGCCGAGAACGACCTCATCCGCGCTCTGGCCGACACGGTGCGAGATCTCGGCGTGTTCCGGTTCTGA
- a CDS encoding GNAT family N-acetyltransferase — translation MSESVHVIPLQRVSVAEAAAWHQVVATSMAHDLPGVPTPDPGQIHAQLTQPALGSRRLTWLAIGADCVPVGVAGLRVFTSPGQEHLSELELHVDPAHRRLGTGSLLLSAVVAACLTENRRSLIAAAAADSPGEAFSERWGFRRALTLDHLILRLDELPEADLPQIADTAPPGYRLTRWPGTVPDELADAFAAAKNAMNDMPVGDLDYGSVAWDADRVRAMAKVIADRGDTLLTIAAVHDDGTMAGYTEILLPQGSGPRAQQYDTAVVPAHRGHGLGLWVKAAMVRRLRAEHPGVVEIETDNADDNVHMLAVNHRLGFRSYRRTREFQLDVPAT, via the coding sequence TTGTCCGAATCTGTACATGTCATTCCGCTCCAGCGCGTCTCGGTCGCCGAGGCCGCCGCATGGCATCAGGTCGTTGCGACCTCGATGGCCCACGACCTGCCCGGAGTACCGACCCCCGACCCCGGACAGATCCACGCCCAGCTCACCCAGCCCGCTCTGGGCAGCCGCCGGCTGACCTGGCTGGCCATCGGGGCGGACTGCGTCCCCGTCGGAGTCGCCGGCCTGCGGGTGTTCACCTCCCCGGGCCAGGAGCACCTGTCCGAACTGGAACTGCACGTCGACCCCGCACACCGGCGCCTGGGAACCGGCTCCCTCCTGCTGTCGGCGGTCGTGGCGGCCTGCCTCACCGAGAACCGGCGTAGCCTCATCGCGGCAGCCGCGGCCGACAGCCCGGGCGAAGCCTTCAGTGAACGGTGGGGCTTCCGCCGGGCACTCACCCTGGATCACCTCATACTGCGCCTCGACGAGCTGCCCGAGGCCGACCTGCCGCAGATCGCCGATACCGCGCCCCCCGGCTACCGGCTGACCCGCTGGCCCGGCACGGTTCCCGACGAGCTCGCCGACGCCTTCGCCGCAGCCAAGAACGCGATGAACGACATGCCCGTCGGCGACCTGGACTACGGCAGCGTGGCGTGGGACGCCGACCGCGTCCGCGCCATGGCCAAGGTGATCGCCGACCGCGGCGACACACTGCTGACCATCGCGGCAGTCCACGACGACGGCACGATGGCCGGCTACACCGAGATCCTGCTCCCCCAGGGCTCCGGGCCGCGTGCCCAGCAGTACGACACGGCTGTCGTGCCCGCGCACCGCGGCCACGGCCTTGGGCTGTGGGTCAAGGCCGCCATGGTGCGGCGTCTGCGCGCCGAGCATCCCGGCGTCGTCGAGATCGAGACGGACAACGCCGACGACAACGTCCACATGCTGGCCGTCAACCACCGACTGGGATTCCGCTCCTACCGGCGCACCCGCGAGTTCCAGCTCGACGTGCCCGCTACCTGA
- a CDS encoding transposase, with protein sequence MLPSAARVDRKPVSLAADKAYSNRPCRNYLRQRGIRHTIPEKTDSRAARLRKDSRGGRPPGFNEVRYKKRNTVERAINRLKQHRAVATRYGKRCYVFLGTATAASVVIWLRT encoded by the coding sequence CTGCTCCCGTCGGCTGCTCGCGTCGACCGGAAGCCTGTGAGCCTCGCAGCCGACAAGGCATACAGCAACAGGCCCTGTCGTAACTACCTGCGACAACGGGGCATTCGGCACACGATCCCAGAGAAGACCGACAGTCGGGCCGCCCGCCTGCGCAAGGACTCACGCGGCGGACGGCCACCCGGCTTCAACGAAGTGCGGTACAAGAAACGCAACACCGTCGAACGAGCGATCAACCGGCTCAAGCAGCACCGGGCCGTGGCTACCCGATACGGCAAACGTTGCTACGTCTTCCTCGGCACCGCGACAGCAGCATCCGTAGTCATCTGGCTCCGAACTTGA
- a CDS encoding molybdopterin-dependent oxidoreductase: MEGMKLRVSPPVFKGKLHDARTATSIGRWLGLTFVVCFVTGLISHLMQHPPDWLANDIPSRPAWGYRVTQGLHVASGIAAIPLLLAKLWTVYPRLFEWPPLRSVRHALERLSVAVLVAGAVFELATGLLNTAQWYPWPFSFVPVHYAVAWLVVGALVLHIAVKAPEIRTHWSRRSPGTLALPAQDGPDRRSLLAALGAAVGAVTLTTVGQSFTPLKDFILFAPRHPDTGPQALPVNRTAAAAGVGRIVGHEYRLVVDGPQQYTLTLDELRALPQHEVELPIACVEGWSKSAHWTGVRIVDLLELAGASPHARVRVVSLQLRGGYRVSEMGHEHARDPLTLLALRLNGEELDPDHGYPARLIAPNRPGVLQTKWVGRLEVLA; encoded by the coding sequence ATGGAGGGCATGAAACTGCGTGTCTCTCCGCCGGTGTTCAAGGGCAAGCTGCACGACGCCCGCACAGCGACCTCGATCGGCCGGTGGCTCGGGCTGACGTTCGTCGTGTGCTTCGTCACCGGTCTGATCAGCCACTTGATGCAACATCCGCCGGACTGGCTGGCCAACGACATCCCGAGCCGTCCGGCATGGGGCTACCGGGTCACCCAGGGCCTGCATGTCGCCTCCGGCATCGCGGCGATTCCGCTGCTGCTGGCCAAGCTGTGGACCGTGTATCCGCGCTTGTTCGAGTGGCCGCCGCTGCGGTCGGTCCGGCACGCGCTCGAGCGGCTGTCGGTCGCGGTGCTGGTCGCCGGGGCTGTTTTCGAGCTGGCGACCGGTTTGCTGAACACGGCCCAGTGGTACCCGTGGCCGTTCTCCTTCGTGCCGGTGCACTACGCGGTGGCATGGCTGGTGGTCGGGGCGCTGGTCCTGCACATCGCGGTCAAGGCGCCCGAGATACGGACGCACTGGAGCCGGCGGTCGCCCGGGACTCTCGCCCTGCCGGCGCAGGACGGTCCCGACCGGCGTTCGCTGCTGGCCGCGTTGGGCGCGGCCGTCGGAGCCGTCACGCTGACTACGGTGGGTCAGTCTTTCACGCCGCTGAAGGACTTCATCCTGTTCGCGCCCCGCCATCCGGACACGGGCCCGCAGGCCCTGCCCGTCAACCGGACCGCCGCAGCGGCCGGAGTCGGCCGGATCGTCGGCCACGAGTACCGCCTGGTGGTGGATGGCCCGCAGCAGTACACCTTGACGCTGGACGAGCTGCGCGCTCTGCCCCAGCACGAGGTGGAGTTGCCGATCGCCTGCGTGGAAGGCTGGAGCAAGTCGGCGCACTGGACGGGCGTGCGGATCGTGGACCTGCTGGAGCTGGCGGGCGCGTCACCGCATGCGCGGGTGAGAGTGGTCTCGTTGCAACTGCGTGGCGGCTACCGGGTGTCGGAGATGGGGCACGAGCACGCCCGCGACCCGCTGACCCTGCTCGCCCTGCGCCTGAACGGAGAGGAACTCGACCCCGACCACGGCTATCCGGCGCGGCTCATTGCCCCCAACCGTCCCGGCGTGCTGCAGACCAAGTGGGTTGGCCGACTGGAGGTGCTGGCATGA
- a CDS encoding cupin domain-containing protein: MRVITPSNDNVTVSPNATMTGLAAPSRGSTELSTWTVCMDAGATGPEHSVTREQVWTVTAGALEVTCDGHTQKVLAGQTFILPSGLLRRIHAPERAEAHVAMHCDALASVPGTEGTRELPWAR; this comes from the coding sequence ATGCGCGTCATCACTCCGTCGAACGACAACGTCACCGTCTCCCCGAACGCCACCATGACCGGCCTGGCGGCTCCCAGCCGCGGCAGCACCGAACTCAGCACCTGGACGGTCTGCATGGACGCCGGGGCAACCGGCCCCGAGCACTCCGTCACTCGTGAACAGGTCTGGACGGTCACCGCGGGCGCCCTGGAAGTGACCTGCGACGGCCACACCCAAAAGGTCCTGGCCGGCCAGACGTTCATCCTGCCCTCCGGACTCCTGCGCCGGATCCACGCCCCGGAGCGGGCCGAGGCCCACGTCGCGATGCACTGCGACGCCCTCGCCTCCGTACCCGGAACCGAAGGCACCCGCGAACTGCCCTGGGCCCGCTGA
- a CDS encoding hemerythrin domain-containing protein, with translation MSDAIDLTVMYAMHDALRRELAHLDRVTTAADRDPRQVLATAAGWTLFKKALHAHHTAEDDALWPSLRQNLAGRPKDLALLEVMEAEHAAITPVIQAIDGALTDPGAGSLRLGQLADALTRGLAGHLTHEEEAALPLIQRVLTAEQWGHFSRVHAQHIDQDAPLLLPWLLDGADEPTAERLLARLPASAYAACTARWIPAYAVLDRWSPGATA, from the coding sequence ATGAGCGACGCCATCGACCTGACCGTGATGTACGCGATGCATGATGCCCTGCGCCGGGAACTGGCTCATCTGGACCGGGTCACCACCGCCGCGGACCGTGACCCGCGGCAGGTGCTGGCCACCGCTGCCGGATGGACGCTGTTCAAGAAGGCTCTCCATGCCCACCACACGGCCGAGGACGACGCACTGTGGCCCTCGCTGCGGCAGAATCTGGCCGGCCGGCCGAAGGACCTGGCGCTGCTGGAGGTGATGGAGGCCGAACATGCCGCCATCACCCCGGTGATCCAGGCCATCGACGGCGCGCTGACCGACCCCGGTGCCGGCTCGCTGCGGTTGGGCCAGCTTGCCGACGCGCTGACCCGCGGCCTGGCCGGCCACCTCACGCACGAGGAGGAAGCGGCGCTCCCGCTGATCCAACGGGTGCTGACAGCCGAGCAGTGGGGCCACTTCAGCCGGGTCCATGCCCAGCACATCGACCAGGACGCACCGCTGCTGCTGCCGTGGCTGCTGGACGGCGCCGATGAACCGACAGCGGAGAGGCTCCTCGCCCGACTGCCCGCATCCGCGTACGCCGCCTGCACCGCCCGGTGGATCCCGGCGTACGCCGTTCTCGACCGCTGGAGTCCGGGCGCTACGGCCTGA